Genomic DNA from Schistocerca americana isolate TAMUIC-IGC-003095 chromosome 6, iqSchAmer2.1, whole genome shotgun sequence:
tggaatactctctttcaaattctgaaggtggcaggggtaaaatatagggaacgaaaggctatttacaatttgtacagaaaccagatggtagttataagagtcgagggacatgaaagggaagcagtggttgggaagggagtgagacagggttgtagcctctccccgatgctattcaatgtgtatattgagcaagcagtgaagggaacaaaagaaaatttggagtaggagttaaaatccatggagaagaaatgaaaactttgacgtttgccgatgacattgtaattctgtcagagccagcaaaggacctggaagagcagttgaatggaatggatagtctcttggaaagaggatgtaagatgaacatcaacaaaagcaaaacgaggataatgaagtcaaattaaatcaggtaatgctgagggaattagattaggaaatgagccatttaaagtagtgaatgagttttgctatttgggaaggaagataactgatgatgatcgaagtagagaagatataaaaagggCAAGAAGATATAaaaagggcaaggaaagcgtttctgaagaagagagatttgttaacatcgactatagatttaagtgtcaggaagtctttttctcaaagtatttgtatagagcgtagccatgtatggaagtgaaacatggacgataaatacactcatgctcataaattaaggataattgcagaatgtggtgccacacaacgtggcactacacaaaactggcgctaatagcgtaggcacataggggacacacacgacacagatctgttagtcatggtattggtgataagttgagaaaaccgtcccaaaacacatgtgctacaaaacgccactgtttgctgCGCATGTACCAAGACATCAGTATGGGATGTTATCACCACGCACGCGTACACGGGCCACACAACGGAttcgcatactctggatcaggtggtcgagtagctgctggggtatagcctcccactcttgcactagtgcctgtcggagctcctgaagtgtcctaggggtttgaagacgttcagcgatacgtcgacagagagcatcccacacgtgctagatggggtttaggtctggagaactggCAGGCCATTCCAATCGCCtcatatattctgtttcaaggtactcctccacgatggcagctcggtggttctgtgcgttatcatccgtcaCGAGGAAGGTGGaagccactgcacccctgaaaaggcagacatgtgaaaaatgacgtcccgacacacctgacttgttacagttcctttgtcaaagatATGCTGGGGTGTACGtggaccaatcataatcccaccccactccatcaaaccatgacctccatacaggtccctttcaaggacattaaggggttggtatctggttccttgttcacgccatgaccatgtactgtgttcctgacaccaggctttacgggctctcctgtgaccaggggtcataggaatgcaccttgctggtctccaggcgaataaaccatgtctgttcagtcgtctgtagactgtgtgtctggagacaactgttccagtggctacggtaaggtcccgagcaaggctacctgcagtactccatggccatctgcaggcactgatgatgagatatcggtcttcttgtggtgttgtacactgtgaacgttccatactgtagcgcctggacacgtttcctgtctgctggaattgttgccataatcttgagaccatggagggcccgtgccacgacctgctatgtttgaccagcccccagtcgccctagtattctacccctcataacgtcatcaatatgtattctttgagccattttcaacacgcagtcaccattagcacatctgaaaacgtctgcacacttacttgtagcaccgttctctgacatgcaacaacacacctctgcatgtgtgtggactgctgccagcgccaccgtgcgacgaccacaggtcaagtGCATGGCATGGTCATACCGCAAACTGATTTAAAACCGCAACCCGCCCACGATAGCTTTGCgtcaccatgtatcaacattatccttaatttatgagcatgagtgtagtttagacaagaagagaatagaagttttcgaaatgtggtgctacagaaggatgccgaagattggatgggtagatcatataattaatgaggaggtattgaatagaattaaggggaagaggagtttgtggcacaacttgactagaagaaggtgtcaattgctaggacatgttctgaggcatcaagggatcaccaatttagtaatggagggcaacgtggagggtaaaaatcgtagagtgaggccaagagatgaatacactaggcagattcagaaggatgtaggttgcagtagatacttggagatgaagagccttgcatatgatggagtagcatggagagctgcctcaaaccagtctcagaactgatcacaacaacaacaattgtaatgCAAGGAAAGGTTGAAGGTAAATAACTCAGTAGATAACAACCAATAGTAACTTTATTAtcattttaatttgtttaaaaaatcaaCAAATTATGACACTTAACGTTATGTTACATTAACAGTCTTCACATACAATAAAACTATTTAGTGTATGCATTGGACGAATAAAAATTCGTTAGTTTAATAAATACGGGCTCCATGATGATATTTTGAATGTGCCATAATAATTGGAAGCCATGCCCAAAATACTTGGAGTTATGAAGCATGatagtccacataaatttacactTAAAAGTTAATTGTACAAATTCCTTGCAGGTGACAGTAATAAATACTAAAGTTTTAAAAATGGCTGTTTCTCAGCAACTGTATACTAAGGATGTCTTCGTCAGAAAACATACATAGTAAGTTACCATACCTAGGTCAATTgtgccaaacagttatttgcagtcGATTGGCTGCATAATTCCTACGTTTGAAAAAAGTAATGAATATATTATTTGAGTACAATTGTCACTATGACAGCATGAAATGCGCAGGTCTCTTTCAGCGAATTTATTTTTAGGCAGTGATGAAAGTGCGTTTAACAATTCGCACAAAAGAATAATTTAGTTGTTTCGTGGTGAATGATGGGTCAGTGACAGGCCTGGGTGTTTGCAGTCTACCAGCTGAGGACGCCAGGCACGTACTTATCGATGAGGCTCTGGTAGTATGGCTTCAGCTTCTCAATGTCGGGCATCTCGTCGCTCTTCGAGTAGAGGTCGTATTTGCTGCAATGGAGAAGATCAGTTTTAAAAATACTGtgctaaaatattttaattattctccGTAAATCTACTGCCACAGTAGGTAATAATTCCAGTGAAGTGAGTTTCGTATATGGAAGACCTACCAAAATATAATTCTGTGAAAGATGGCAGTCAGATAATTTGATTCAGATCTCTAAACAAAGATGTGTACTATTTTGTGACATAAAGATACTATTTACACCAAGGAAATTACTTTATCTGCAAAATTTTTTGCAGTAACACTAGAAGCCAATTTCAGATCAAAAAGGTCATATCCAAATGATAACAACGGATGATTGAGTATGAGCGTCAAAATACTTTCAAAATATTAGCTCTATTGTTCAACTCTTATGGTGACGGAGTGATAATTCACTGTCCATCCATCCGTTAAGTGGGCAGTTCAAGCTCCCATCCTGCCATCCGGATTTAGGATTTGGTGGTATACGTTAATCACATAAGGCAAATGCCACGCTAATTCCTTTGAAAACGGCGCGACAGATTCTATaatcctaatcttctttccttttatGAAGCTAAAGGACTGTGTAGATATATGGAGCGTCACAATACGTCCAAACACAGTAACAATTTTCATGTACCAACGTAACAAGTCGCAAAACATAATGCGAGCTCACGTTCGGAATGTGTTGTTATAATTCACATAACAAAACATCCGCTTCAGATGCCAGCAATTTCTCATTTATtgcacgaccggtttcgaagcCTCGAGCTACATCTTCAGTGCCACGAAGTATTTATGGAAAGATATATTTTTGGCGCTCGTGCCAATCAGTCATGGAAGATCACACTCACGTCAAACAAACGTATGGTAACGTAGTACCAGCAACCGCAGCGCCCGCCTGAATAACATGACATCGAAATTAATGTTTCCATAATGGCACCTGAGGCTTTGGGCTTCGAATCCGCTAGTGCAATAAATAAGAAATTGCTTGCAACTGAAGCGGCCTTTTTTTATTATACAAATATATTCCTCAGTTGCGTATGTTCGCCCTTTCAAACATTCTTTCTTGTAAAGTGCGAGGATCATTAAGGTGTTTGGATGCGTAGTGGCACTCACCCTGGGAGTTCTACACTTCAAAagaacatttaaactcatcttcagTAAGTAACTTGATGAGCGTTGAACAGGTCATTTAGGCTGAAAGCAAGAGGCGTGattttaaaacaaactgaattTGCCACAGAAAGTAGCAGCCTTGACGTAAGTAAGCCGTTAACTTCCAATTCAATACATGATTGCGTTATACCATTCAAGAAACCGTATCTAATGTATACTTTTGGAGAGTGCATTTTAAGGAATTCGCAGTGAACAATGTGATTAAAATGTTTTTCCCTCAGACTTACTTGAACTCTAGGACCCATTTCAGGGTTTCCATGTCTGTCTCGTTGCAGAGGTGCATGTAGTCGCCAGACGAGTGCCACGGGTAGAAGGAGTGGAAGCGGATGATCTTGTGGCCCATCTCCGGCAGTTTGGAGCCGTTGTGCTTCAGCAGGCGGTAGACGTACTCGTCGTGTCCCCAGGCCATCAGCACGTTGTCCAGGCCGCAGTTGGGGGTGTACATTCCGTACTTAGTACTGTAAGATTACAATGTTTTCTAAGTTTGTTTCGCAGTATAAGCGTTTCATACTGCGTGAACAAGTGACTAGTTTCTCGACGGAAAAGAAACGTCACAATGACCATAAAATTCCTCTATTTTTGCATGAATGTTTCCTTACTTGTACTTGGGGTTGTAGGTGTCCGGGTTGTCGTGGAAAGTTGTGTTTCTGTAGACAATGGAGTCGGCCCAAGCGCAGCCAACAGGGAAAGTGTCTCCAGTAACGGCCCACTGCGGCTCGTCGTAGAACGCCATTATCTGGAACGACAGGTTTACTTCATCATTCATGTCTCCTGAATCAGTACTTCACTGTCATTGCATTAATAACCCTTATTTTTATTTACTGGCGCGAATGATGTTTGACGCAAAGTCGTCGCAGGTGTGAATGATGCCAAAAAGTATCCAGTTGTCAAGAAATGTGCTTCTCATGTTACCTGCGTTTTGAAAATCAGTGTTTAATGTCCTACGTTTTATTTTGTCTTGAATAAAAGTTTATTGGACCAAGATTCTGTTTGGCCCTGAAGTGAGTTTCCTTCACTCCAACGCCAAGATTAATATGCAAATGGCTGGCATACATTCTACAGTTATTTATATAAGGCAACTCGCCAAGAAGTCCTCAAGTACATTTTGTCTGGTTGTTTGGGAAGGTATTTGCAATTTAGGctttgcattgtgtagctgaatCGGTCCAAAACAAAAATTGTTCATCATGCATTCCATGTGACGCCCAGCATCGACGGATAGTAtcggtttgtttctcattacaaaggAAATTATTTTCACGGCGGAATTCCATACATCAGACATTAGTTCGGTAGTCGTTTTATTGGTACGTTTTAATAGAGGCAGCAAAACACGAAGAATGATCAATCTGTAATCCAGCAGCTACTGAGCAGCACTGCTGCATGGAGGTAGCTGTAGGCACGATACAGAGCAGTGCTGTCACTGCTGAAGTTTTGGTTATTCTaattgttttactgtccctgtcaatATCTACCGATAAAACAACGTACTGACTTATCTGATACCGATCTAttgaatgagcacgtaaaattttcctttcatttgtaaCCCGAAACAAATCATCGTTTCCCACCGACACTGGACCTCGCATGAAAAACTTGATAAGCCGTATTTGTTTGGGTTGGCTTCAGCtgtacattgcaaaaacgaaattgcataaTCTGCGGAAATACCAGGAAAATGCTCCTGACGGTTATTCGGAGAGAAACCTGATATAATAGAGTTGCAAGCAGTGTTTTCGTAAGAACCTTTCTGCTATGATTGATATTTAAGTAATAAGAAAAAGATCCTTTCATTGTAATTCATTCAGCTATAGTTCCTTGGTGTGACACTGTATATTGTACAAACAAAACCCTTTTTCGTCTTGTTTCACAAAGCTTTATCTTCGTACGACCTCACTTACAGGTCGTATGGTCTTTTGAGGTTTATAACTGGGTGCCATCTCTTGAATTAGTTGTGTACCGGAATATGGGCTTACAACCCAAATCCTGTGTCTTATAAAAATTAAGTTTAGTAAAGCAAGATAAAACTATTGTttactttattcaaaatttatctGTTAATCCCTTCATCTGCAGGAGGAACCACGAGGATACAATACCTCGTCTTAAAGAACAattagttgtgtttgtgtgagctcACCTTGCCCATGTCATGTAGCAGTCCTGTCAGCTGCAGCCAGTCACAGTCCGGGTGGTCCTCGCGAATGCGCTCCGCCGTCTGAAAGGCGTGCACGATGTTGGGCACGTCGACGTCGGGGTCACTCTGGTCCAGCATGCCGCTCAGCCTCTCCAGCGTGTCCATGATGGGCGCGCGGAACTTGTCGAACTTCAGCCACTTGGCGTGCTGTTCTGTAACATAGACGACATATCCGTAAGGGTAAGAGCACGGCAACCAGCGATCAGGAATAATTCGCAGCAACTTTGGTTGCGCAGAGCGGACTT
This window encodes:
- the LOC124619927 gene encoding inositol oxygenase-like, which encodes MASAKVMNRPLIDPSEILRPEPIHAGKPIAQFRDYTIDDTDPIKERVRKLYYDMHKYQTVDFVKKQHAKWLKFDKFRAPIMDTLERLSGMLDQSDPDVDVPNIVHAFQTAERIREDHPDCDWLQLTGLLHDMGKIMAFYDEPQWAVTGDTFPVGCAWADSIVYRNTTFHDNPDTYNPKYNTKYGMYTPNCGLDNVLMAWGHDEYVYRLLKHNGSKLPEMGHKIIRFHSFYPWHSSGDYMHLCNETDMETLKWVLEFNKYDLYSKSDEMPDIEKLKPYYQSLIDKYVPGVLSW